One Luteolibacter rhizosphaerae DNA segment encodes these proteins:
- a CDS encoding MlaD family protein, which translates to MGESKRKTELWVGVFVFIGLALLGALTVQFGRFSDRMRGKYQLMVVFDDASGLIKGSEIRMGGARIGKVADHPELNENVKVQVLMNIDEPIRIPENSMIQIASATLLGDKMIVITPPEGGTSTGRFIEPGSVLRGGGPSGLDAIQNNAEAVSRDARRLMQEAESTFLKLDSAVDDVRIVTGRLADTLEKINESILSEGNLKRIDGTLANLEATTGEWAKASATLEPTIVDAREAIDAIKKAANSADGTFVRAGERIDQLEPALRDVPKAVASISRAADKAGNALDRVEKGDGLLGTLAYDRDVSNDARAFIRNLKQQGILRYRDKETPEEDPRNRFRGRRR; encoded by the coding sequence ATGGGTGAATCCAAGCGGAAGACCGAACTTTGGGTCGGAGTGTTCGTGTTCATCGGCCTCGCGCTGCTGGGCGCGCTCACCGTGCAGTTCGGCCGCTTCAGCGATCGCATGCGCGGGAAGTACCAGCTCATGGTCGTATTCGATGACGCCTCCGGCCTGATCAAGGGCTCGGAGATCCGCATGGGCGGCGCCCGCATCGGGAAGGTGGCGGATCATCCGGAGTTGAACGAGAACGTGAAGGTCCAGGTCCTGATGAACATCGACGAGCCGATCCGCATCCCGGAGAACTCGATGATCCAGATCGCCTCCGCCACCCTGCTCGGGGACAAGATGATCGTCATCACGCCACCTGAAGGCGGCACCAGCACCGGCCGCTTCATCGAGCCCGGCTCCGTCCTGCGCGGCGGCGGGCCCTCCGGCTTGGACGCGATCCAGAACAACGCCGAAGCGGTCAGCCGCGATGCCCGCCGGCTCATGCAGGAGGCGGAGTCCACCTTTCTCAAGCTCGACTCGGCGGTGGATGACGTCCGCATCGTCACCGGTCGCTTGGCGGACACCTTGGAGAAGATCAATGAGTCGATTCTCTCGGAGGGCAACCTCAAGCGCATCGACGGCACCCTCGCGAATCTTGAGGCCACCACTGGCGAGTGGGCCAAGGCCAGCGCCACCCTCGAGCCCACCATCGTTGACGCGCGCGAAGCCATCGACGCGATCAAGAAGGCCGCGAACTCCGCGGACGGCACCTTCGTTAGGGCCGGCGAGCGCATCGATCAGCTCGAGCCTGCCCTGCGCGACGTCCCGAAGGCAGTCGCCTCCATCTCACGCGCCGCCGACAAGGCCGGTAATGCCTTGGATCGCGTCGAGAAAGGCGACGGCCTGTTAGGCACGCTGGCCTACGATCGCGACGTGTCCAACGACGCCCGCGCCTTCATCCGCAATCTCAAGCAGCAGGGCATTCTCCGCTACCGCGACAAGGAAACCCCGGAGGAAGACCCGCGGAACCGCTTCCGGGGGCGGAGAAGGTGA
- a CDS encoding ABC transporter ATP-binding protein, which yields MGEAFIRVRGLEQKFGSQHVLRGVDLEVMRGETLVLLGGSGGGKSVLLKHLPGLLRPWKGSVEIDGEEISHLGERELAPIRRKVGIMFQNGALFDSMSVEENVAFSLREAGVKNDKEIAQRVGEALDIVRLPGQQKKMPSDLSGGMRKRVALARAVVGRPACVLYDEPHAGLDPITADSIDHLIKDLQRDLGMTNVVITHEMRSVFHIADRVIFLQEGRIHWTGTPEELRVTRDPVLRPFVDGDSGEAWN from the coding sequence ATGGGCGAGGCCTTCATCCGGGTGCGCGGGCTTGAGCAAAAGTTCGGCTCGCAGCATGTGCTGCGTGGCGTCGACCTGGAGGTCATGCGTGGCGAGACACTCGTCCTCCTCGGCGGATCCGGCGGCGGCAAGTCCGTCCTGCTGAAGCACCTCCCCGGCCTCCTCCGGCCATGGAAAGGCAGCGTCGAGATCGACGGCGAAGAGATCTCCCACCTCGGCGAGCGCGAGCTGGCACCCATCCGCCGCAAGGTCGGCATCATGTTCCAGAACGGCGCGCTCTTCGACTCCATGAGCGTCGAGGAAAACGTCGCCTTCTCCCTCCGCGAGGCCGGGGTGAAGAACGACAAGGAGATCGCCCAGCGCGTCGGCGAGGCGCTGGACATCGTCCGTCTCCCGGGCCAGCAGAAGAAGATGCCCTCGGACCTCTCCGGCGGCATGCGCAAGCGCGTCGCTCTCGCCCGCGCCGTCGTCGGCCGCCCCGCCTGCGTCCTCTACGATGAGCCCCACGCCGGCCTCGACCCCATTACCGCCGACTCCATTGATCACCTGATCAAGGACCTCCAGCGCGATCTGGGCATGACCAATGTCGTTATCACCCACGAAATGCGCAGCGTCTTCCACATCGCGGACCGCGTGATTTTCCTCCAGGAGGGTCGCATCCACTGGACCGGCACGCCGGAGGAATTGCGCGTGACCCGTGACCCCGTCCTCCGCCCCTTCGTCGACGGCGATTCCGGCGAAGCGTGGAATTGA